The window AGCGGGCGAGCTTGACCCACACGTCCGGCGCGCCGCTCACGACCACGCCGGGGTCGCCGGCCGGGCGGGCGCGGCCGCGGGCGACGTGCGGGGCCGTGGGGACGGTGGCCTCGGCCATGTCCTCCTCGGCGGCCTCCTCGCCGCCGAGGGACTGCACGAGCTTGGCCACCACCGACTGCGCGCTGACGTGGTTCTCGCCGATCGCGGCGTACAGAGCGGAGATGTCGGGGTAGCGCATCTCGTTCGCTAGCGCGGTCAGCGCCTCGCTCGACAGCAGCCGCTGCAGCGGGAGCCCCTGCTTGCGCAGCGTCCGTGCGAGCGCCTCCTTGCCCTGTTCGATCGCCTCCTCGCGACGCTCCCGGGAGAACCAGTGCTTGATCTTGTTGCGCGCACGGGGTGACGCGACGAAGGTGAGCCAGTCGCGCGACGGCCCGGCGTTGGCCGCCTTGGAGGTGAAGATCTCGACCGTGTCGCCGTTCTCGAGCTTGGACTCGAGCGGGACGAGGCGCTGGTTGACCCGCGCGCCGACGGTCCGGTGGCCCACCTCGGTGTGCACGGCGTACGCAAAGTCGACCGGCGTCGAGCCCGTCGGCAGGGCCACGACCTCGCCCTTCGGCGTGAAGACGTAGACCTGGCCGCTGGACAGGTCGAAGCGCAGCGAGTCGAGGAACTCGCCCGGGTCCTCGGTCTCCTTCTGCCACTCGAGCAGCTGGCGCAGCCAGCTCATGTCGCTGGTGGAACCGCCGTCGTCGGCGCGGGCGGTGCCCGGCGTGGTGGCGTCCTCCTTGTACTTCCAGTGGGCGGCCACGCCGTACTCCGCGCGGCGGTGCATCGCGTGGGTGCGGATCTGCAGCTCGACGGGCTTGCCCTCGGGCCCGATCACCGTCGTGTGCAGCGACTGGTACATGTTGAACTTGGGCATCGCGATGTAGTCCTTGAAACGCCCGGGAACGGGGTTCCAGCGCGCGTGCACGGTGCCCAGCGCGGCGTAGCAGTCGCGGACGGTGTCGACCAGGATGCGGACGCCGACGAGGTCGTAGATGTCGGCGAAGTCGCGGCCGCGCACGATCATCTTCTGGTAGACGGAGTAGTAGTGCTTCGGCCGCCCGGTGACCGTGCACTTGATCTTCGCGGCCGTCATGTCCTGCCCGACCGCGTCGATGACCCCGGCGATGTACTCGTCCCGGCTGGGCGCGCGGTCGCGGACGAGGTTGACGATCTCCTCGTAGAGGCTCGGGTAGAGCGTGGCGAACGAGAGGTCCTCGAGCTCCCACTTGACCTTGTTCATGCCGAGGCGGTGGGCCAGCGGGGCGTAGATCTCCAGCGTCTCCCGGGCCTTGCGCTCGGCCTTCTCCGCCGGGATGTAGCGCCAGGTCCTTGCGTTGTGCAGCCGGTCGGCCAGCTTGATGACGAGCACCCTGATGTCGCGCGACATCGCGACGACCATCTTGCGCACGGTCTCGGCCTGGGCCGCGTCGCCGTACTTGACCTTGTCGAGCTTGGTGACGCCGTCGACCAGCCCGGCCACCTCGTCGCCGAAGTCGGCGCGCAGCTGCTCGAGCGTGTAGTCGGTGTCCTCGACCGTGTCGTGCAGCAGCGCGGCGCACAGGGTCGGGGGGTTCATGCCGAAGCTGGCGAGGATCGTCGCCACGGCGAGCGGGTGGGTGATGTACGGGTCGCCGCTCTTGCGCCGCTGCCCCCGGTGACACCGCTCGGCCACCGCGTACGCGCGCTCGAGGTCGCGCAGGTCCGCCTTGGGCTGCGTCTCCCGGATCAGCCGGAACAGCGGCTCGAGGACCGGGTTGGTCCCGCTGCGCTGGGCGCCCAGGCGGGCGAGCCGCTTGCGGACGCGGGCGGTGGCGGGAGCCTCCGGGCGCGGGGGCGCCGGCGCGGGCTCGGCGGCGGCTCGCCCGAGCCGGCCGAGGCGCGCGCCGTCAGCGGCGTCGGAGGCCGGAGGCGCCGTCGGGGCGGCTCCGGCGGGCGCGGACGCGCCGTTGCCCGCCGTGCCGGTGGTGGCGCGGCCGGCCTCGACCGCTGCACCGGCCCGGTCTTCGCCCACGCGCTACCCCCTCGTCGCCCTGAGGTTCCAGTCTATGCGCGGCGGCCCGCCCGGCGAGCCGTGCCGCCCGAGCCGGTCAGGTTGAGATCAGGGCCTCGACCGGACGGCCGCCCAGCGCGGCCCGGCCGCCGAGTGCCGCGATCTCGAGCAGGACCGCGATGCCGGCGACCTCGGCACCCGAGCGCTCCAGCAGGCCGAGGGTGGCGGCGAGGGTGCCGCCGGTGGCCAGGACGTCGTCCACGACGAGCACGCGGGCGCCCGGGGCGAGCGCTCCCTCGCGGACCTCGAGCACCGCCTCGCCGTACTCGAGGGAGTACGCCGCGGACAGGGTGGGTGCCGGCAGCTTGCCCGCCTTGCGGACGGGCACGAAGCCGGCGCCCGCGCGGTACGCCACCGGCGCCGCGAGCATGAAGCCGCGGGCCTCGATGCCGACCACCGCGTCGACCCCGTGAGCGAGGTCGGCCAGCGCGTCGACGGTCGCGGCGAAGGCGCCGGCGTCGGCCAGCAGCGGGGTGATGTCCTTGAAGAGCACGCCCGGCTTCGGGTAGTCGGGCACGTCCCGGACGAACGGCTCGATCCGCTCGCGCAGGGGCGGCGACCCCGCCGTCGTTCCGGTGCCGACGGGGCCGCCGAGGTCCGAGCTCATTGCCCAGACTCTACCGAGGGGCTACCTGCGCTTGCCGCGCGTGCCGCCGGGCCGGGAGCCGCCGCCCCGGCGGGGCTGGGGCCGCTGCCCTGCCGCCCCGCTGGGCCGGGGGCGCGAGGACGGCGTGGACGGGGACGACGTGGGGGGCACGGCGTCGCCGCCGGCCGGGTCACCGGCGGGGTCCCCGACCCCGTCGTCGTCCGGTCCCACCGTCGCGATCGCCGTCGCCCCACCCGTGGCGACCGGGGCCTGCCAGGTGCCACCGGCGCCCGTGGGCCGCGCCGTGCCCGCCCGCCGCGGGGCCGAGCCGGACCGGCGCATCTCCACGCGCTTGGTGAGCGCCTTCATCGCCGGCTCGCGCTCCTTGAGGTCGGCCAGCAGCGGGGTGGCGATGAAGATCGAGGAGTACGTGCTGGCCGCGATGCCGACGAAGAGCACCAGGGAGAGGTCCTTCAGCGTGCCGGCGCCGAGCAGGAACGCACCGACGAAGAGGATCGCGCCGATCGGCAGCAGGGCGAGCAGCGAGGTGTTGATCGACCGGACGAGGGTCTGGTTGACCGAGAGGTTGGCCGCCTCGCTGTAGGTCATGCGGCTGCTGCCCTGCAGGCCCGCGGAGTTCTCCCGCAGCGAGTCGAAGACGACGACGGTGTCGTACAACGAGTAGCCGAGGATCGTCAGCAGGCCGATCACGGTCGACGGCGTCACGTCGAACCCGACGAGGGCGTAGACCCCGACCGTGATGACGATGTCGTGCAGCAGCGCGACGAACGCGGCGATCGCCATCTTGAACTCGAACACGATGGCGATGAAGATCGCCACGAGGACGAGGAAGACGACGAGGCCCCATGCCGCGCGCTCGGTGATCGCGCCACCCCACGAGGGGCCGACCACCTGCACGTTCACGTCGCCGGCGGCGACGCCGCACTCCTCGGCCAGGGCGTTCGTGATGTCGGTGTCCTGGCCCTGCGCGAGGTCACCGGTCTGCACGCGCAGCGTGTTGTCGTTGAGCTTCTGGACGATGGTCTCGCCCTCGACGGCTTCCTCCACCACGCCGCGCGCGCTCTCGATGGAGCAGTTCGCGTCGGGCACGCGGAACTCCGCGCCGCCCTTGAACTCGATGCCGAAGTTCAGCCCCCGGATGAACAGCGCGAGCAGCGTGATGACGAGGATCGCGGCCGAGACGGCGTACCAGGTGCGCTTGCGGCCGACGAAGTCGTACGCCACCTCACCGGTGTAGAGCCGGTGTCCGAGGGATCCGAGGCGGGACATCGCTCAGGCCTCCTTGGCCGTGCGGACGCGGGTGGCCGTGGCGACCGGGGCGGCCGCCGGCGAGATGTGACGGCCGACGCTCTCGGGGTTGAGCCCCGAGAGCCGGTGGCCGTTGCCGAAGAACTTGGTGCGTACGAGCAGCGAGACCAGCGGCTTGGTGAAGAGGAACACCACCACGAGGTCGATAAGCGTCGACAGGCCGAGGGTGAAGGCGAAGTTCTGCACGCGGCCGATCGCCAGGAAGTAGAGCGTGGCCGAACAGAGGATCGTGACGCCGTCGGCGACCAGGATCGTGCGTCGGGCGCGCTTCCACGCGTGCTCCACGGACGTCCGGATGGTGCGTCCCTCCCGGATCTCGTCCCTCAGCCGTTCGAAGAACACGACGAACGAGTCGGCGGTGATGCCGATCGAGACGATGACGCCGACGACGCCGGCGAGGATGAGGGTGAAACCGATGAGGCTGCCGAGCAGGACGATGGCGCCCCAGGTCAGCAGGCCGGCGATCACCAGGCTGGCGACGCTGACCAGGCCGAGGCCGCGGTAGAAGAGCAGCGAGTAGACCAGGACCAGGACCAGGCCGATCGCGCCGGCCAGGATGCCCTTGTCGAGCTGGTCCTCACCGACGGTGGCCGAGATCGTGTTGATCTCGCCCTGCTCGAACGCCAGCGGCAGCGCGCCGTAGCGGAGCACGTTGGCCAGGTCGCGCGCCTCGGTCTCGCTGAAGTCACCGGTGATCTGGGCGTTCCCGTCGGTGATGGCGCTCTGGACGGTCGGGGCCGAGATCACGGCGTTGTCGAGCACGATCGCGAACGCGTTCTCCGGAGCGGCCTTGGCGACCAGACTCTGGGTGGCGTCGGAGAACTGCCTGGTGCCCTCGCCGTCGAAGTCGAGCTGGACGAGCCAGTCGTTGGCCGTGTTGGGCGTGAGCCCGGCGGTGGCGTCGTCGACGTTCTCGCCCTGCACGAGGACCGCGCCGAGCAGGTACTTCGCAGCGCCGTCGCGGTCGCAGGCCACCACGGTGGCGTCGGCCGGGAACTCGGTGCCGCCGCCGCGGTTCTCCGCCGCGGTGCAGTCCTTGTCCTGGAACTCCTGCTGGACCTCGGCGGGAACGGCGGCTGCGGGGTCCGGAACGGTGGGGGCCTCGGTCGGCAGCGGCTCCGTCGCGGGCGCGGTCGCCGTGGCGGCCGGCGTCGGCTCCGCGGCGCGCAGCGCGTCCGGCACGACGCGCCCGTTGGAGGAGGCGGTCGGGGCGGGTCGGGCCGCCGGGGCGCTCGACTCGGCGGCCGGCGCGCTGGCCTCGCCCGAGGGCGTCGGCGTGGGCTCGACGATGGGGGCGGCACCGGTCACCGCGAGGACCGGGCGGAACGTCAGCTTCGCGGTGCTCGCGATCAGCCGGACGGTCTCGGCGCCGGTGGCCCCCGGGACGGAGACGACGATGTTGTCGCCCTGCGTCTGGATCTCGGACTCGGTGACGCCGCGCGCGTCGACGCGCTGGCGGATGATGTCGACCGCCTGGTCGAGCTGCTCGCCGGTCGGCGCCGCGCCGTTCTCCGTGCGCGGCAGGAGCACGACGCTGGTGCCGCCCTGCAGGTCGAGCCCCAGCCGGGGCGTGTAGTCGCCCTTGATGAAGATTCCGCCGAAGATCGCGACGAGAATCACCAGGAGCACCAGCAAGGTGCGTCCCGGCCGGGAGGCCGTCGCCGGGCCCTTCTTCGTAGCCACTGCTGTCGTGTCTCCTGTGCGTGCTTCGGACGGAGGAAGTCGGGGAAAGTCGCTGCTGACCGAGCGTCAGCCGTCGCGGCTGACGGTCAGCCGGCCGGGCTGTCGGGAGGGGGGGCGCCCGTGTCGGGCTTCCGGAAGGACACCGAGCCGCCCGTGCCCGGCGCCTCGTCCGGGGGCAGGACCTGCCCGACGGCTCCGCGCGCCCAGCGGCTGGTGACCCCGGGGGACGTCTCCAGCACGACCGCGTCGTCGTCGACCGCGACCACGGTCGCGTAGAGGCCGGCCGTGGTCACCACGCGCGCCCCGGGCGACAGCTCGGCCTGCAGCTGCGCGAGGCGCCGCTGACGAGCCTGTGCGGGCCGGATCAGCAGCAGCCAGAACACCAGGCCGATCAGTACGAACGGCAAGAGATTCGCGAGGGATCGCACCAACGTCCTCCCAGTCGGCTTCCCGGTGGCGCCGGGTCTCCGGCAGGGCTGGGCGGCTCCGGACAAACACCCGGTCGGCAGCCAACGCGGAAGTCTAGTGCGGTGCCGCCCGGACTTGACAACGAAGACGCAACGAAAGCCGGGGAATCCGCGGCGGACGCGAAGGGCGTCTCTCGTCGGCCGAGCACCGGCCCGAACGGCAGCGCCCCGGCTCAGTCGCCATCGTCGAGCGGCAGCGTCATGGCCCCCGTCGCGGGGTGCGTGCGGGGCGGTGCGAGCCCCAGGTGCGACCAGGCGGCCGGCGTGGCGATGCGCCCGCGCGGTGTACGTGCCAGCAGCCCGGCTCGCACGAGGAAGGGCTCCGCGACGACCTCCACGGTCTCCGGCTCCTCCCCCACCGCGACCGCGAGCGTCGACAGCCCCACCGGCCCGCCGCCGAAGAGCCTGACCAGGGCGGTGAGGACCGCGCGGTCGAGCCGGTCGAGCCCGAGGGCGTCCACCTCGTAGATCTCCAGCGCCGCGGCGGCGACCGGCCCGGTCACCACGCCCTTGGCCCGCACCTCGGCGAAGTCACGCACCCGGCGCAGCAGCCGGTTGGCGATGCGCGGGGTGCCGCGCGAGCGGAGCGCGACCTCGCGGCCGCCGTCCTTGCGCAGGTCGATGCCGAGCAGCCGGGCCGACCGGGAGAGCACCAGCTCGAGCTCCGCCGGCTCGTACAGGTCCATGTGGGCGGTGAAGCCGAAGCGGTCGCGCAGCGGCGCGGGCAGCAGGCCGGCCCGCGTGGTCGCGCCGATGAGCGTGAAGTGCGGCAGGTCCAGCGGGATCGCCGTCGCTCCGGGGCCCTTGCCGACGACCACGTCGACGCGGAAGTCCTCCATCGCCATGTAGAGCATCTCCTCGGCCGGGCGCGCCATCCGGTGCACCTCGTCGAGGAAGAGGACCTCGCCCTCGGCCAGGCTGGACAGCACGGCCGCCAGGTCGCCGGCGTGGGTGATGGCCGGCCCGCTGGAGATGCGCAGCGGGGCCTCCATCTCGGCGGCGACGATCATGGCCAGCGTCGTCTTGCCCAGCCCGGGCCCTCCCGAGAGCAGGATGTGGTCGGCCGGGCGGCTGCGTGCCTTCGCCGCGTCGAGCACCAGCCCGAGCTGCTCGCGCACCCGCTCCTGGCCGATGAACTCGTCGAGCGACTTGGGCCGCAGCGCCAGCTCGGCTGCCCGCTCCTCCTCGTCGGCCGCGCCACCGACGAGCCGCAGGGGGTCGCTGGTCATGCGCGGCTGAGCCCGCGCAGCGCCGAGCGCAGCAGGGCCGCGACGTCAGGGGCGTGCCCTGCCTCCAGCGCGGCCTGGGCCTCGGGCGCCACGGCGTCGACCGCAGCCTCGGCCTCCCGGGCCGGCCACCCCAGGCCGGTCAGCGCCTCCGCGAGCTGGAGACGCCACCCCTCCTGGGCGGGGATGCGGGCCGCCGGGGCGGCGGAGGCGCCGCCGACGGGAGCGCCGAGCTTGTCGCGCAGCTCGAGCACGAGCCGCTGGGCGCCCTTCTTGCCGATGCCGGGCACCTTGGTGAGGGTGGTGAGGTCCTCGGCCGCGACGGCACGACGGACCTCGTCGGGCGCGAGCACCGCGAGGATCGCCTGCGCGAGGCGGGGGCCCACGCCGCTCACGGTCTGGACCGTCTCGAAGACCGATCGCTCGTCGTCGTCGGCGAAGCCGTAGAGCGTGAGCTCGTCCTCGCGGACCACGAGGTGCGTCGAGAGCCGGGCCGGCTCGCCCGGGCGCAGCGAGGCCAGGGTGCCGGGCGTGCAGCGCAGCGCCAGCCCGACCCCCCCGACCTCGACGACGGCGGTGTCCGGCCCGAGCGCGGCGACCCTGCCGGAGACGAAGGCGATCACCGGCGTACCCCCGCCGCGCCGCGTGCGGCAGCGGCCTTCGCAGCGGCGGCGAGCTGGGCCTGCGCCCGGGTCTGGCCACCCGCGGGGGCGGCGGGCACGGCCAGCCCGCTCAGCCGAGCCTGGGCCGAGCCGCGCCACAGGTGGCAGACGGCGAGGGCGAGCGCGTCGCTCGCGTCGGCCGGCCGAGGCGCCTCGTCGAGCCGGAGCACCCGCATGACCATCGATGCGACCTGGGCCTTGTCCGCCCGACCGGATCCGGTGATGGCGGCCTTGACCTCGCTCGGGGTGTGCAGCGCCACGGGCAGC of the Motilibacter aurantiacus genome contains:
- a CDS encoding RelA/SpoT family protein, with amino-acid sequence MGEDRAGAAVEAGRATTGTAGNGASAPAGAAPTAPPASDAADGARLGRLGRAAAEPAPAPPRPEAPATARVRKRLARLGAQRSGTNPVLEPLFRLIRETQPKADLRDLERAYAVAERCHRGQRRKSGDPYITHPLAVATILASFGMNPPTLCAALLHDTVEDTDYTLEQLRADFGDEVAGLVDGVTKLDKVKYGDAAQAETVRKMVVAMSRDIRVLVIKLADRLHNARTWRYIPAEKAERKARETLEIYAPLAHRLGMNKVKWELEDLSFATLYPSLYEEIVNLVRDRAPSRDEYIAGVIDAVGQDMTAAKIKCTVTGRPKHYYSVYQKMIVRGRDFADIYDLVGVRILVDTVRDCYAALGTVHARWNPVPGRFKDYIAMPKFNMYQSLHTTVIGPEGKPVELQIRTHAMHRRAEYGVAAHWKYKEDATTPGTARADDGGSTSDMSWLRQLLEWQKETEDPGEFLDSLRFDLSSGQVYVFTPKGEVVALPTGSTPVDFAYAVHTEVGHRTVGARVNQRLVPLESKLENGDTVEIFTSKAANAGPSRDWLTFVASPRARNKIKHWFSRERREEAIEQGKEALARTLRKQGLPLQRLLSSEALTALANEMRYPDISALYAAIGENHVSAQSVVAKLVQSLGGEEAAEEDMAEATVPTAPHVARGRARPAGDPGVVVSGAPDVWVKLARCCTPVPGDPIVGFVTRGNGVSVHRADCINVASQSLSPERMVGVEWAPTSQSVFLVQIQVEALDRSRLLSDITRVLSDQHVNILSASVTTTRDRVAVSRFTFEMGDTTHLGHVLKAVRGIEGVYDVNRLTNPSAGSTPSPTPA
- a CDS encoding adenine phosphoribosyltransferase, translating into MSSDLGGPVGTGTTAGSPPLRERIEPFVRDVPDYPKPGVLFKDITPLLADAGAFAATVDALADLAHGVDAVVGIEARGFMLAAPVAYRAGAGFVPVRKAGKLPAPTLSAAYSLEYGEAVLEVREGALAPGARVLVVDDVLATGGTLAATLGLLERSGAEVAGIAVLLEIAALGGRAALGGRPVEALIST
- the secF gene encoding protein translocase subunit SecF, which produces MSRLGSLGHRLYTGEVAYDFVGRKRTWYAVSAAILVITLLALFIRGLNFGIEFKGGAEFRVPDANCSIESARGVVEEAVEGETIVQKLNDNTLRVQTGDLAQGQDTDITNALAEECGVAAGDVNVQVVGPSWGGAITERAAWGLVVFLVLVAIFIAIVFEFKMAIAAFVALLHDIVITVGVYALVGFDVTPSTVIGLLTILGYSLYDTVVVFDSLRENSAGLQGSSRMTYSEAANLSVNQTLVRSINTSLLALLPIGAILFVGAFLLGAGTLKDLSLVLFVGIAASTYSSIFIATPLLADLKEREPAMKALTKRVEMRRSGSAPRRAGTARPTGAGGTWQAPVATGGATAIATVGPDDDGVGDPAGDPAGGDAVPPTSSPSTPSSRPRPSGAAGQRPQPRRGGGSRPGGTRGKRR
- the secD gene encoding protein translocase subunit SecD translates to MATKKGPATASRPGRTLLVLLVILVAIFGGIFIKGDYTPRLGLDLQGGTSVVLLPRTENGAAPTGEQLDQAVDIIRQRVDARGVTESEIQTQGDNIVVSVPGATGAETVRLIASTAKLTFRPVLAVTGAAPIVEPTPTPSGEASAPAAESSAPAARPAPTASSNGRVVPDALRAAEPTPAATATAPATEPLPTEAPTVPDPAAAVPAEVQQEFQDKDCTAAENRGGGTEFPADATVVACDRDGAAKYLLGAVLVQGENVDDATAGLTPNTANDWLVQLDFDGEGTRQFSDATQSLVAKAAPENAFAIVLDNAVISAPTVQSAITDGNAQITGDFSETEARDLANVLRYGALPLAFEQGEINTISATVGEDQLDKGILAGAIGLVLVLVYSLLFYRGLGLVSVASLVIAGLLTWGAIVLLGSLIGFTLILAGVVGVIVSIGITADSFVVFFERLRDEIREGRTIRTSVEHAWKRARRTILVADGVTILCSATLYFLAIGRVQNFAFTLGLSTLIDLVVVFLFTKPLVSLLVRTKFFGNGHRLSGLNPESVGRHISPAAAPVATATRVRTAKEA
- the yajC gene encoding preprotein translocase subunit YajC, coding for MPFVLIGLVFWLLLIRPAQARQRRLAQLQAELSPGARVVTTAGLYATVVAVDDDAVVLETSPGVTSRWARGAVGQVLPPDEAPGTGGSVSFRKPDTGAPPPDSPAG
- the ruvB gene encoding Holliday junction branch migration DNA helicase RuvB, whose translation is MTSDPLRLVGGAADEEERAAELALRPKSLDEFIGQERVREQLGLVLDAAKARSRPADHILLSGGPGLGKTTLAMIVAAEMEAPLRISSGPAITHAGDLAAVLSSLAEGEVLFLDEVHRMARPAEEMLYMAMEDFRVDVVVGKGPGATAIPLDLPHFTLIGATTRAGLLPAPLRDRFGFTAHMDLYEPAELELVLSRSARLLGIDLRKDGGREVALRSRGTPRIANRLLRRVRDFAEVRAKGVVTGPVAAAALEIYEVDALGLDRLDRAVLTALVRLFGGGPVGLSTLAVAVGEEPETVEVVAEPFLVRAGLLARTPRGRIATPAAWSHLGLAPPRTHPATGAMTLPLDDGD
- the ruvA gene encoding Holliday junction branch migration protein RuvA; its protein translation is MIAFVSGRVAALGPDTAVVEVGGVGLALRCTPGTLASLRPGEPARLSTHLVVREDELTLYGFADDDERSVFETVQTVSGVGPRLAQAILAVLAPDEVRRAVAAEDLTTLTKVPGIGKKGAQRLVLELRDKLGAPVGGASAAPAARIPAQEGWRLQLAEALTGLGWPAREAEAAVDAVAPEAQAALEAGHAPDVAALLRSALRGLSRA
- the ruvC gene encoding crossover junction endodeoxyribonuclease RuvC, translating into MRVLGVDPGLTRCGIGVVEGVPGRSPRLVAVGVVRTPPDADIGPRLVALQRGLEEWLDAERPDAVAVERVFSQNNVRTVMGTAQASAIAIAAAAHRGLPVALHTPSEVKAAITGSGRADKAQVASMVMRVLRLDEAPRPADASDALALAVCHLWRGSAQARLSGLAVPAAPAGGQTRAQAQLAAAAKAAAARGAAGVRR